A window of the Streptomyces sp. Ag109_O5-10 genome harbors these coding sequences:
- a CDS encoding tetratricopeptide repeat protein yields the protein MDTTYYDQGTAAERWARAQLFFDAKDYAGAAQVLAGLVEEAPEQTGPRLLLARAYYHSAQLRRAEAELREIIERDPVEHYARLMLGRTLQRQARHEEAEPHLRIASALAGDFPEK from the coding sequence GTGGACACCACCTACTACGACCAGGGAACCGCCGCCGAGCGCTGGGCGCGAGCGCAGCTGTTCTTCGACGCCAAGGACTACGCGGGCGCCGCGCAGGTGCTCGCCGGGCTGGTCGAGGAGGCGCCGGAGCAGACCGGACCCCGGCTGCTGCTGGCGCGCGCCTACTACCACTCGGCCCAACTGCGCCGCGCGGAGGCCGAGTTGCGCGAGATCATCGAGCGCGACCCGGTCGAGCACTACGCCCGGCTGATGCTGGGCCGTACGCTCCAGCGGCAGGCCCGGCACGAAGAGGCGGAGCCGCACCTGCGGATCGCCTCGGCGCTGGCCGGGGACTTCCCGGAGAAGTGA
- a CDS encoding DUF6343 family protein has protein sequence MRTGTEPVTARSPMRLRRLLSSLFLPLFAMAAALFAAWAAASGAGDSPGRGALVTLAAVCAALAVAAAVDLLVVGRRLRRERVGPR, from the coding sequence ATGCGGACCGGTACCGAACCGGTCACCGCCCGCAGCCCGATGCGGCTGCGCCGGCTGCTGAGCAGTCTCTTCCTGCCCCTGTTCGCCATGGCGGCTGCCCTGTTCGCCGCCTGGGCCGCCGCCTCCGGTGCGGGTGACAGCCCCGGCCGTGGCGCTCTGGTCACCCTCGCCGCGGTCTGTGCGGCCCTGGCCGTGGCGGCGGCCGTGGACCTGCTGGTCGTGGGCCGCAGGCTGCGCCGGGAGCGCGTCGGTCCGCGCTGA
- a CDS encoding dihydrofolate reductase family protein, whose translation MRTLISTAFISLDGVVEAPGGEPGYRNSGWTFKGVEFVPEAFEIKEREQRESTAVLMGRTSYEAFSPVWPDMAEFAHYRTLPKYVVSTTLTEGDLVSNWGETTILRSIDQVAALKQTEGGPVIMHGSAALNHALSDAGLIDRYHLLVHPLLLGAGKRLFSASDKDTQQLKLVEHEVYANGVQKNVFDVVR comes from the coding sequence ATGCGTACCCTGATCAGCACTGCCTTCATCTCCCTCGACGGTGTCGTCGAGGCCCCGGGCGGCGAGCCCGGCTACCGGAACTCCGGATGGACCTTCAAGGGCGTCGAGTTCGTCCCCGAGGCGTTCGAGATCAAGGAGCGGGAGCAGAGGGAGTCGACCGCGGTCCTGATGGGCCGGACCAGTTACGAGGCGTTCAGCCCGGTATGGCCGGACATGGCGGAGTTCGCGCACTACAGGACACTGCCGAAGTACGTCGTCTCCACCACCCTCACCGAGGGTGACCTGGTGTCGAACTGGGGAGAGACCACGATCCTGCGCTCGATCGACCAGGTCGCCGCCCTCAAGCAGACCGAGGGCGGTCCGGTCATCATGCACGGCAGTGCCGCGCTCAACCACGCGCTGTCCGACGCCGGCCTGATCGACCGCTACCACCTGCTGGTCCATCCCCTGCTGCTCGGCGCGGGCAAGCGGCTGTTCAGCGCCTCGGACAAGGACACCCAGCAGCTGAAGCTGGTCGAGCACGAGGTCTACGCGAACGGCGTGCAGAAGAACGTCTTCGACGTCGTCCGCTGA
- a CDS encoding chitosanase — protein MRNPNDTTTTNPVLTSRRTLLALLGASAVGAGAVLLRPAHASAAAPAASCVGLDDPAKKEIAMKLVSSAENSSLDWKAQYKYIEDIGDGRGYTAGIIGFCSGTGDMLDLVQLYTDRKPGNVLAKYLPALRRVNGTDSHSGLDPNFPADWRKAAQDTAFQQAQNDERDRVYFNPAVQQGKTDGLGTLGQFTYYDAIVMHGDGDDATSFRNIRKRALGHAKPPAQGGNEKTYLNAFLDARVWAMKQEEAHSDTTRVDTEQRVFLNKGNLCLNTPLDWKVYGDSYHIG, from the coding sequence GTGCGGAACCCGAACGACACCACCACGACCAACCCCGTCCTGACCTCCCGCCGCACCCTGCTGGCCCTGCTCGGCGCCTCCGCCGTCGGTGCCGGAGCCGTGCTGCTGCGCCCGGCGCACGCCTCCGCCGCCGCGCCGGCCGCGAGCTGCGTGGGCCTCGACGACCCGGCGAAGAAGGAGATCGCCATGAAGCTGGTGTCGAGCGCGGAGAACTCCTCGCTCGACTGGAAGGCGCAGTACAAGTACATCGAGGACATCGGCGACGGCCGCGGCTACACCGCCGGGATCATCGGCTTCTGCTCCGGCACCGGCGACATGCTCGACCTCGTCCAGCTCTACACCGACCGCAAGCCCGGCAACGTGCTCGCCAAGTACCTCCCCGCCCTGCGCCGGGTCAACGGCACCGACTCGCACAGCGGCCTGGACCCGAACTTCCCGGCGGACTGGCGCAAGGCCGCCCAGGACACCGCCTTCCAGCAGGCCCAGAACGACGAACGCGACCGTGTGTACTTCAACCCGGCCGTGCAGCAGGGCAAGACGGACGGGCTCGGCACGCTCGGGCAGTTCACCTACTACGACGCCATCGTCATGCACGGCGACGGCGACGACGCCACCAGCTTCCGCAACATACGCAAGCGCGCCCTCGGCCACGCCAAGCCGCCGGCGCAGGGCGGCAACGAGAAGACGTACCTCAACGCCTTCCTGGACGCCCGGGTGTGGGCCATGAAGCAGGAGGAGGCGCACAGCGACACCACCCGGGTCGACACCGAGCAGCGGGTCTTCCTGAACAAGGGCAACCTGTGTCTGAACACCCCGTTGGACTGGAAGGTTTACGGCGACAGCTACCACATCGGCTGA
- a CDS encoding SAM-dependent methyltransferase, producing MTDSPAARDIDTSRPHSARMYDYYLGGKDHFDVDKVAAEAVASAYPGIFVCARENRAFMHRATRVLAREHGIRQWLDIGTGIPTEPNLHQVAQSVVADARVVYADNDPLVLKYAERLMRGTAQGRTTYIEADVNDPQTLLDDPELAEVLDLDRPVALSLNALMHFITDAQDPYGIVSRLLDVLPSGSALALSHCTPDFDPDIWQKVTDIYSNAGTPVQFRSRADVTRFFDGLELLDPGVSVGHRWRPDAEPTATDAEVSLWTGVGIKP from the coding sequence ATGACCGACTCGCCCGCGGCGCGGGACATCGACACCAGCAGGCCCCACTCCGCCCGCATGTACGACTACTATCTGGGCGGCAAGGACCACTTCGACGTCGACAAGGTGGCCGCCGAGGCCGTTGCGTCCGCCTACCCGGGCATCTTCGTCTGCGCCCGGGAGAACCGCGCCTTCATGCACCGCGCCACCCGCGTCCTCGCCCGCGAGCACGGCATCCGGCAGTGGCTCGACATCGGCACCGGCATCCCCACCGAGCCGAACCTGCACCAGGTGGCCCAGTCCGTGGTGGCCGACGCGCGGGTGGTGTACGCCGACAACGACCCGCTGGTCCTCAAGTACGCCGAGCGTCTGATGCGCGGCACGGCGCAGGGCCGCACCACCTACATAGAGGCGGACGTCAACGACCCGCAGACGCTGCTCGACGACCCCGAACTGGCGGAAGTCCTCGACCTCGACCGGCCGGTGGCACTGTCCCTCAACGCCCTGATGCACTTCATCACGGACGCCCAGGACCCGTACGGGATCGTCAGCAGGCTGCTCGACGTGCTCCCCTCGGGCAGCGCGCTTGCGCTGAGCCACTGCACGCCCGACTTCGACCCGGACATCTGGCAGAAGGTCACCGACATCTACAGCAACGCGGGCACCCCGGTGCAGTTCCGCTCGCGGGCGGACGTGACGCGCTTCTTCGACGGGCTCGAACTGCTCGACCCCGGTGTCTCGGTGGGCCACCGCTGGCGCCCCGACGCCGAGCCGACCGCCACCGACGCGGAGGTCAGCCTCTGGACCGGGGTGGGCATCAAGCCGTAG
- a CDS encoding DUF397 domain-containing protein, giving the protein MTTFDACFDGGVHDVYNGMPASDLGEQGWESPWSGPNGGQCVQTKQLADGRIALRQSTDPAGPALIYTPEEITAFVAGVKRGLADHLTTG; this is encoded by the coding sequence ATGACCACCTTCGACGCCTGCTTCGACGGCGGTGTCCACGACGTGTACAACGGCATGCCCGCATCGGACCTGGGGGAACAGGGCTGGGAGTCGCCCTGGAGCGGCCCCAACGGCGGTCAGTGCGTACAGACGAAACAGCTCGCCGACGGCAGGATCGCCCTGCGGCAGTCGACGGATCCGGCCGGCCCCGCGCTGATCTACACCCCGGAGGAGATCACCGCGTTCGTCGCGGGGGTCAAACGGGGCCTCGCCGACCACCTCACCACCGGTTGA
- a CDS encoding helix-turn-helix transcriptional regulator, whose translation MSEGRSSAGSTSAPTVLRMILGRRLQERRQGAGVSLEDAARALRVTPLTIRRLEKAEVALKPLYVEKLLETYGADRAERDEFVAFAERANEPGWWHTYRDVLPTWFSAYVSLETGATTLRTYEPHYATGLLQTREYARHVLSGGFPDDSDEDLERRVNLRLRRQALLDGPDAPTLWVVMEEAVLHRVVGGPEVMREQIERLLEASELAHVSVDVVPFTAGAHVGVCAPFTYFRFAEPELPDVVYTEVLSGAMYLDQRSDVVAHLEAHNRLSLLTSDAQSRALLNRMRKEYS comes from the coding sequence GTGAGCGAAGGTCGTTCGAGCGCGGGGAGCACCAGTGCGCCCACCGTGCTGCGCATGATCCTGGGCCGCAGGCTCCAGGAGCGGCGGCAGGGAGCGGGCGTGTCACTGGAGGACGCGGCACGGGCGCTTCGGGTCACCCCTCTGACCATCCGCCGACTGGAGAAGGCGGAGGTGGCCCTCAAGCCCCTCTACGTGGAGAAACTGCTTGAGACCTACGGTGCCGACCGGGCGGAGCGGGACGAGTTCGTCGCCTTCGCCGAGCGGGCCAACGAACCCGGCTGGTGGCACACCTACCGGGACGTGCTGCCCACCTGGTTCAGCGCCTACGTGAGCCTGGAGACCGGCGCGACGACCCTGCGCACGTACGAGCCGCACTACGCCACGGGGCTGCTGCAGACCCGGGAGTACGCCCGCCACGTGCTCAGCGGCGGTTTCCCCGACGACAGCGACGAGGATCTGGAGCGTCGGGTGAACCTGCGGCTGCGCCGCCAGGCCCTGCTGGACGGCCCCGACGCGCCCACGCTGTGGGTGGTGATGGAGGAGGCCGTACTGCACCGGGTGGTCGGCGGGCCCGAGGTGATGCGGGAGCAGATCGAACGGCTGCTGGAGGCCTCGGAGCTGGCGCACGTCAGCGTCGACGTCGTCCCGTTCACCGCCGGCGCCCACGTGGGCGTGTGCGCCCCGTTCACCTACTTCCGCTTCGCGGAGCCCGAGCTTCCGGACGTCGTCTACACCGAGGTCCTGTCCGGTGCGATGTACCTGGACCAGCGCTCCGACGTCGTCGCCCACCTGGAGGCGCACAACCGCTTGTCCCTGCTCACTTCGGACGCGCAGAGCAGGGCGCTCCTGAACCGCATGCGCAAGGAGTACTCATGA
- a CDS encoding ATP-binding protein: MSPHATTPRDLLDVDAPDRAHWIELPSHRSSVRVARRSVRARLTGWGLSREVCEDAVLLVSELVTNAVIHTLSVRILCGMGLVSDGCVRLEVHDHDYSGRSLPRRDPGPDDEGGRGLLLVEQLADSWGVDRSRLTSGHAVWATLTV, translated from the coding sequence GTGTCCCCCCACGCGACCACCCCCCGCGACCTGTTAGACGTAGACGCTCCCGACCGTGCGCACTGGATCGAACTGCCCTCGCACCGCTCCAGCGTCAGAGTCGCCCGTCGCTCCGTGAGAGCCCGGCTCACCGGATGGGGACTCTCCCGCGAGGTGTGCGAGGACGCGGTGCTGCTGGTGTCCGAGCTGGTCACCAACGCCGTCATCCACACGCTGAGCGTGCGGATCCTGTGCGGGATGGGGCTCGTCAGCGACGGATGCGTGCGGCTGGAGGTCCACGACCACGACTACTCCGGCCGCAGCCTGCCCCGGCGCGACCCGGGCCCCGACGACGAGGGCGGCAGGGGGCTGCTGCTCGTCGAGCAACTCGCCGACTCCTGGGGCGTCGACCGGTCGAGGCTCACCAGCGGCCACGCGGTGTGGGCGACGCTGACGGTCTGA
- a CDS encoding Pls/PosA family non-ribosomal peptide synthetase, with amino-acid sequence MADLLDAETVPVDGHFFTDLGANSLVMAQFCARIRKAADLPSPSMRDIYRYPTIRSLAAALGETAPAPADPVPAPQPPEPSPPPGRRPARWNHLVCGTLQLLVFLGYSLLSGYVTATGYEWIATGKGLTDVYVRSVLFGGGAFVALCAFPIVAKWLLVGRWRPREFPVWGLTYLRFWLVKALLHANPMVFLTGTPLYVLYLRALGARIGKGVTILSHSVPVCTDLLTVGAGTVIRKDSFFLGYRAHAGHIQTGRITLGTNAFVGEKTVLDIDTSVGDGAQLGHSSALHRGQAVPDGERWHGSPAEPTRTDYIRIAPADCGTLRRAWFGLGTLLQLLFLYIPLAVGGAYMLFTEVPLIGERLDSSTAALGWSELLPDALLVSAVLFFGFLVLGLAALCTLPRLVGLLVKPDKVYPLYGFHYALQRTTARMTNVRFFAWLFGDSSYIVGYLRGIGYDLSRVEQTGSNFGTEVQHETPLLVSVGSGTMVADGLSVLNADFSSTSFRLSRASIGAHNFLGNNIAYPSGARTGENCLLATKVMVPIDGEIREGVGLLGSPCFEIPRSVDRDASFDHLRTGETFRRRLAAKNRYNLRSMALMLFVRWLHTFALTLFGLASVDLYGVVGQVVIAGYFALTLAFSAAYFVLVERCLASFRALRPRLCSIYDPYFWWHERLWKVPDHFLNIFNGTPFKSLVWRLLGVRIGRRVFDDGCYLTERTLATIGDDCTLNAGSKIQCHSQEDGTFKSDVTTIGAGCTLGVSAHVHYGVTMGDGAVLAPDSFLMKGEEVPPNARWGGNPAVDMPDGGSRSAGVARATTAADAATATVS; translated from the coding sequence CTGGCCGACCTCCTCGACGCCGAGACCGTCCCGGTCGACGGCCACTTCTTCACCGACCTCGGTGCGAACTCCCTGGTCATGGCCCAGTTCTGCGCACGAATACGCAAGGCCGCCGACCTGCCCTCGCCGTCCATGCGGGACATCTACCGGTACCCCACGATCCGGAGCCTGGCGGCGGCACTCGGCGAGACCGCCCCCGCCCCCGCCGATCCGGTGCCCGCCCCGCAGCCGCCCGAACCGTCGCCGCCACCGGGCCGGCGCCCCGCCCGGTGGAACCATCTGGTCTGCGGAACCCTCCAGTTGCTCGTCTTCCTGGGCTACTCCCTGCTCTCCGGATACGTCACCGCCACGGGATACGAGTGGATCGCCACCGGCAAGGGACTGACCGACGTCTATGTGCGGTCGGTGCTCTTCGGAGGCGGCGCGTTCGTGGCGCTGTGCGCCTTCCCCATCGTCGCGAAATGGCTGCTCGTCGGCCGCTGGCGCCCCCGCGAGTTCCCCGTCTGGGGCCTGACCTATCTGCGGTTCTGGCTCGTCAAGGCGCTGCTGCACGCGAACCCGATGGTCTTCCTCACCGGGACCCCGCTGTACGTGCTCTACCTGCGGGCCCTGGGCGCCCGCATCGGCAAGGGCGTCACGATCCTCTCCCACTCCGTGCCCGTCTGCACCGACCTGCTGACCGTCGGCGCGGGCACGGTGATTCGCAAGGACTCCTTCTTCCTCGGCTACCGGGCGCACGCCGGGCACATCCAGACCGGCCGCATCACCCTCGGCACGAACGCCTTCGTCGGCGAGAAGACCGTCCTGGACATCGACACCTCCGTCGGCGACGGCGCCCAGCTCGGCCACTCCTCCGCCCTGCACCGGGGCCAGGCGGTCCCGGACGGCGAACGCTGGCACGGATCCCCCGCGGAACCCACCAGGACCGACTACATCCGGATCGCCCCGGCCGACTGCGGCACCCTGCGCCGCGCCTGGTTCGGCCTCGGCACACTGCTTCAGCTGCTCTTCCTGTACATCCCGCTGGCCGTCGGCGGCGCCTACATGCTGTTCACCGAAGTACCGCTGATCGGCGAGCGGCTCGACTCGTCCACCGCCGCGCTCGGCTGGTCGGAACTGCTCCCCGACGCGCTGCTGGTCTCCGCCGTACTGTTCTTCGGGTTCCTCGTCCTCGGACTCGCGGCCCTGTGTACCCTGCCGCGCCTGGTGGGCCTCCTGGTCAAGCCCGACAAGGTGTACCCGCTCTACGGGTTCCACTACGCGCTGCAGCGGACCACGGCCCGCATGACGAACGTCAGGTTCTTCGCCTGGCTCTTCGGCGACAGCTCCTACATCGTGGGCTACCTCCGCGGGATCGGATACGACCTGTCGCGGGTCGAGCAGACCGGGTCGAACTTCGGCACCGAGGTGCAGCACGAGACACCCCTGCTGGTCAGCGTCGGCAGCGGGACGATGGTGGCCGACGGCCTCTCCGTCCTGAACGCCGACTTCTCCAGCACGTCCTTCCGGCTCTCCCGGGCGTCGATCGGCGCGCACAACTTCCTGGGCAACAACATCGCCTACCCGTCGGGCGCCAGGACCGGCGAGAACTGCCTGCTCGCGACCAAGGTGATGGTGCCCATCGACGGCGAGATCCGGGAAGGCGTCGGGCTGCTCGGCTCACCCTGCTTCGAGATCCCCCGCTCGGTGGACCGCGACGCGAGCTTCGACCATCTCCGGACCGGCGAGACGTTCCGCCGCCGGCTGGCCGCGAAGAACCGCTACAACCTCCGCTCGATGGCACTGATGCTGTTCGTGCGCTGGCTGCACACCTTCGCGCTCACCCTCTTCGGCCTCGCCTCCGTGGACCTGTACGGCGTGGTCGGACAGGTGGTCATAGCAGGCTACTTCGCGCTCACGCTCGCCTTCTCCGCCGCCTACTTCGTCCTGGTGGAGCGCTGCCTCGCCTCGTTCCGCGCGCTGCGCCCCCGGCTGTGCTCCATCTACGACCCGTACTTCTGGTGGCACGAACGGCTGTGGAAGGTCCCGGACCACTTCCTCAACATCTTCAACGGAACCCCGTTCAAGAGCCTGGTCTGGCGGCTGCTGGGAGTGCGCATCGGCCGCAGGGTGTTCGACGACGGCTGCTACCTGACCGAGCGGACCCTCGCCACCATCGGCGACGACTGCACCCTCAACGCCGGCAGCAAGATCCAGTGCCACTCGCAGGAGGACGGCACCTTCAAGTCCGACGTCACCACGATCGGCGCCGGCTGCACGCTGGGCGTCTCCGCGCATGTGCACTACGGCGTGACCATGGGCGACGGCGCGGTGCTCGCACCCGACTCCTTCCTCATGAAGGGCGAGGAAGTCCCCCCGAACGCCCGGTGGGGCGGCAATCCCGCGGTGGACATGCCGGACGGCGGCAGCCGGTCCGCAGGCGTCGCCCGGGCCACGACAGCAGCCGACGCCGCCACGGCGACCGTGAGCTGA